A window of Flavobacteriales bacterium contains these coding sequences:
- a CDS encoding tetratricopeptide repeat protein yields the protein MENQFEDQNDDYEGLPSSPVVQRYIRLLKEKRDEFFDVEEFQSIIDHYVNLFDLEEASLAIEKGLVQHPESFDLSLRKAHIALLSGNIEDCLRVISSFELLHPNDEELMALKIEAYTYRGDHDKAIVLIENLLNSSGVRDRVKLNIQLAEQYTHKSNLLEAIAAWKNAIAADPQLELAHLELRQAFIKADIVEEGIRYFRKRTDEHPYSFPAWLELAECYLHHGEVDRALSAFDYALAIDEDHIIALAGKGSAFFHNDDYPSSLEVFKQLNGILPDDPTVICSIGECYEQLEEYPLANDYFLKALDISPEHIEARLGHAIVSEHLDDSGKALSQMETVVGLEPDNAEYWYIFAELLSRNDRFEKSQLCFERSLQLSDKKLEYRLGQIDALIRAGELETALDKVQVCFEDEGDQPIIYHRGIKVLYELGQRTECLVLLEMMLERHEPTEELRSYYPDIFEDSQAIELLDCDRHE from the coding sequence TTGGAGAATCAATTCGAAGACCAGAACGATGACTACGAAGGACTCCCCTCCTCACCTGTCGTCCAGCGTTATATCAGATTGCTCAAAGAGAAAAGGGACGAGTTCTTCGATGTAGAAGAATTCCAGAGCATCATCGACCATTATGTCAATCTCTTCGACCTGGAAGAAGCGAGTCTGGCCATCGAGAAAGGCTTGGTACAGCATCCAGAATCTTTTGACCTTTCCTTGCGCAAGGCGCATATCGCACTTCTCTCTGGAAATATCGAGGACTGCCTGCGGGTCATCAGCAGCTTTGAATTACTTCATCCCAATGACGAGGAACTCATGGCCCTTAAGATCGAGGCATATACCTATCGAGGTGACCATGATAAGGCCATTGTCCTTATCGAGAATCTCTTGAACAGTTCAGGTGTTAGGGATCGTGTGAAGCTGAATATCCAACTGGCCGAACAATACACACACAAATCAAATCTCCTCGAGGCCATTGCCGCGTGGAAGAATGCCATTGCAGCAGATCCTCAATTGGAATTGGCACACCTGGAACTACGTCAGGCTTTCATCAAAGCAGATATCGTAGAAGAAGGGATCCGATATTTCCGAAAGCGTACAGATGAGCACCCTTATTCGTTTCCTGCCTGGCTCGAACTGGCCGAATGCTATCTCCATCACGGAGAGGTAGATCGAGCTTTGAGTGCTTTCGATTATGCACTGGCAATCGATGAGGACCACATCATTGCTTTGGCCGGAAAGGGTTCTGCTTTCTTCCACAATGACGATTATCCGTCTTCGCTGGAAGTCTTCAAACAACTGAATGGTATCCTGCCCGATGACCCCACGGTGATCTGTAGTATAGGTGAGTGCTATGAGCAACTGGAAGAATACCCATTGGCCAATGACTATTTCCTGAAGGCCCTGGACATCTCACCGGAGCATATCGAGGCCAGGCTCGGACATGCTATCGTAAGTGAACATCTGGATGACTCTGGCAAGGCCTTGAGCCAAATGGAGACCGTTGTCGGTCTAGAGCCGGACAATGCCGAGTATTGGTACATCTTCGCTGAACTGCTTTCGAGGAATGATCGATTCGAGAAGAGTCAACTATGTTTCGAACGCTCCTTGCAACTTTCAGATAAGAAGCTCGAATATCGATTGGGTCAGATCGATGCTTTGATACGAGCGGGGGAATTAGAGACTGCTTTGGACAAAGTGCAAGTCTGTTTCGAAGACGAAGGTGATCAACCTATAATCTATCATCGGGGTATAAAGGTCCTATATGAACTCGGCCAAAGAACAGAATGTCTGGTCCTGCTCGAAATGATGTTGGAAAGACATGAACCCACAGAAGAGCTTCGTTCATATTATCCTGATATCTTCGAGGACTCACAAGCCATCGAGCTACTTGATTGCGACCGACACGAATGA
- a CDS encoding trypsin-like peptidase domain-containing protein: protein MKKHLLTFSILCIGLGLSAQIEHGGSPLAIQSKAIQSQVPVYATPAVDMETVRAQDEVTDQYKETMYRFGIDHEVDIDFFEFSSAQIHKGTEIRRMGIRCPEALSVNFLVDDFHLPEGAQVFVYSADGKEVKGAFTYENNRESGIFPVGLIGGEEIVIEYIAPLATTGASFHISQITHGYRSVLGYWDVKKGPFGSSGPCNINVNCPEGLPWVNQKRATVIIVQGGGVCSGSMVNNVNQDETPLFMTANHCLGNPSNWMYYFNHESATCTGSTGPTNQSISGGSLLASGNNADFALIELNSNIPASYEPCFTGYDATDIQNVTSAVGVHHPGGDVKKICFENNAPFHQNVNFNGNPQTRMWYINQWEDGVTEPGSSGSPLFNQDGRVIGVLSGGAAACNGTVNNGLYDFYGRVGEAWDGTSSTSRLKDHLDPGNTNTLITDMYCPYDVIYANDAASQGILDIPELICDLEPFFPTFILRNAGSEALTSATISSTYNGVAQADFNWVGNLAQGETANLTMAEFTPTSGTNTIEISVSQPNGVSDENNANDMTTASITSAEEADNVWTVLIETDDYGYETYWEIRSVDSGVLVAAGGNTDVGPNGGGAQSAGPGDPGAYANNTIYDEEVIIPDNGCYEFLIVDDYGDGICCGFGEGSFSVTDGGGNVILAGGEFSSTESAARSVTATGIVENSLNQVM from the coding sequence ATGAAAAAACACTTACTCACATTCAGCATCCTATGCATAGGTCTCGGCCTATCCGCTCAGATAGAACACGGAGGTTCACCTCTGGCCATCCAATCGAAAGCAATCCAAAGCCAAGTGCCGGTCTATGCGACTCCTGCAGTCGACATGGAGACTGTACGCGCACAGGACGAGGTCACCGACCAGTACAAGGAGACTATGTACCGTTTCGGTATCGATCATGAAGTCGACATCGACTTCTTTGAATTCTCTTCAGCCCAGATCCACAAGGGAACTGAGATACGCAGAATGGGCATCCGTTGTCCAGAGGCTTTGAGTGTCAACTTCTTGGTGGATGATTTCCATCTCCCAGAAGGAGCTCAGGTATTCGTCTATAGTGCTGATGGTAAAGAGGTGAAAGGTGCATTCACGTATGAGAACAATAGAGAAAGTGGCATCTTCCCAGTTGGCTTAATCGGAGGAGAAGAGATCGTCATCGAATACATCGCTCCTTTAGCTACTACGGGTGCTTCATTCCATATCTCACAGATCACCCACGGCTATCGCTCGGTACTTGGATATTGGGATGTGAAAAAGGGACCATTCGGTAGCAGTGGGCCATGCAATATCAATGTCAACTGCCCTGAAGGTCTGCCTTGGGTCAATCAGAAAAGAGCTACAGTGATCATCGTTCAAGGAGGGGGTGTATGCTCCGGTTCCATGGTCAACAATGTGAACCAGGACGAGACCCCGCTCTTCATGACGGCCAACCACTGTCTCGGCAATCCAAGCAATTGGATGTACTACTTCAATCATGAATCAGCTACCTGCACCGGAAGTACTGGACCTACCAACCAATCTATTTCAGGAGGATCTCTTCTCGCCAGTGGAAACAATGCGGACTTTGCACTGATCGAGTTGAATAGCAATATCCCTGCATCCTATGAACCATGCTTCACAGGGTATGATGCCACAGATATCCAGAATGTGACAAGTGCGGTAGGAGTCCATCACCCAGGTGGTGATGTGAAGAAGATCTGTTTCGAGAACAATGCTCCCTTCCATCAAAATGTCAATTTCAATGGGAATCCTCAGACCCGCATGTGGTACATCAACCAATGGGAAGACGGGGTCACCGAACCAGGTTCTTCCGGTAGTCCCTTGTTCAATCAGGACGGACGTGTGATCGGAGTTCTTTCAGGTGGAGCAGCCGCCTGCAATGGGACCGTGAACAATGGACTCTATGACTTCTATGGTCGCGTAGGCGAGGCTTGGGATGGTACGAGTAGTACGAGCCGATTGAAAGATCATTTGGATCCGGGTAACACCAATACACTCATCACAGATATGTACTGCCCGTATGATGTTATCTATGCCAATGATGCCGCCAGTCAGGGCATACTGGATATCCCGGAACTCATCTGTGACTTGGAGCCCTTCTTCCCCACCTTCATTCTGCGCAATGCGGGTTCTGAAGCACTGACTTCTGCAACTATTTCCAGCACGTATAATGGAGTGGCACAAGCGGATTTCAACTGGGTAGGAAATCTAGCGCAAGGCGAGACAGCAAATCTGACAATGGCCGAATTCACACCGACCAGCGGAACCAACACAATAGAGATCAGCGTATCTCAACCGAATGGCGTTTCCGATGAGAATAATGCCAATGACATGACCACGGCCAGCATCACTTCGGCTGAAGAGGCGGACAATGTCTGGACCGTATTGATCGAGACCGATGATTATGGCTATGAGACCTATTGGGAGATCCGCTCGGTAGATAGCGGTGTTCTGGTAGCTGCAGGGGGTAATACAGATGTGGGCCCCAACGGAGGTGGAGCACAATCAGCAGGACCAGGTGACCCAGGAGCTTATGCTAACAATACAATCTATGATGAAGAGGTGATCATTCCTGATAATGGCTGCTATGAATTCTTGATAGTAGACGACTATGGAGATGGGATCTGCTGCGGTTTCGGAGAAGGTTCATTCAGCGTGACCGATGGTGGTGGAAATGTCATCCTAGCTGGAGGTGAATTCAGCTCAACTGAGTCTGCTGCCCGTTCTGTAACGGCTACCGGTATCGTTGAGAATTCTTTGAATCAGGTGATGG
- a CDS encoding DUF368 domain-containing protein — MESFSNKLSVFFKGMAMGAADVIPGVSGGTIAFITGIYQELVDSIGRLDQESLKVLFKKGPLPFYRHINGPFLLSLGLGIILSIVALAKFISTLLAEQPVLVWSFFFGLIIASAVYIGKDIKWTRPAELITFIVGACIAYVITTLTPSGGEVGLLYVFMSGAIAISAMILPGISGSFILLLLGSYATVLGAIGDLFDDLVAHGKIIVVFAAGALIGLIGFSKILRYLFKSHYRITIAMLTGFMLGSLAKVWPWKETLSTRINSKGEEVPLLQDNIWPTTYAEIGIGEPLLLPAIGMFLLGLAIVYLLSRMDHITSPEDGPDPAV, encoded by the coding sequence ATGGAATCCTTTTCCAATAAGCTAAGCGTATTCTTCAAGGGAATGGCCATGGGTGCAGCCGATGTGATTCCGGGTGTGTCAGGAGGAACCATTGCTTTCATCACAGGTATCTACCAAGAATTGGTCGATTCTATAGGACGCCTGGATCAAGAAAGCCTCAAGGTGCTTTTCAAGAAAGGACCACTTCCCTTTTACCGTCATATCAACGGTCCCTTCTTACTCTCTCTGGGTCTTGGAATCATTCTCAGCATTGTGGCTCTGGCCAAATTCATTTCCACGCTTCTGGCCGAGCAACCTGTACTGGTATGGTCCTTCTTCTTCGGCCTGATCATCGCTTCTGCCGTGTACATCGGCAAGGATATCAAATGGACTCGACCGGCCGAGCTGATCACATTCATCGTAGGTGCGTGTATAGCCTATGTCATCACTACACTGACTCCTAGTGGTGGAGAGGTAGGTCTACTCTATGTGTTCATGTCGGGAGCGATCGCCATCAGTGCGATGATCCTACCCGGAATATCAGGAAGTTTCATCCTGCTGCTCCTGGGTTCATATGCTACGGTGCTTGGTGCTATCGGTGATCTTTTTGATGACCTGGTAGCTCACGGCAAGATCATAGTAGTATTTGCTGCTGGTGCTCTGATCGGTCTGATAGGTTTTTCCAAGATTTTACGATATCTCTTCAAATCCCACTATCGCATCACGATTGCGATGCTCACAGGGTTCATGCTCGGATCTCTGGCAAAGGTCTGGCCATGGAAAGAGACCCTCTCTACTCGCATCAACAGTAAGGGAGAAGAAGTGCCGCTTCTTCAAGACAATATCTGGCCTACCACCTATGCAGAAATCGGGATAGGAGAACCATTGCTCTTGCCGGCCATTGGGATGTTCCTACTGGGACTGGCCATCGTCTATCTGCTCTCTCGCATGGACCACATCACTAGTCCAGAAGATGGGCCTGATCCTGCAGTATGA
- a CDS encoding phosphosulfolactate synthase, whose translation MSQSLPHVPNRFRKPRKRGLTMVMDKGLSVREAEDMISSCGELVDLVKFGFGTSYVTQDLDRKIAIYKEAGCRVYLGGTLFEAYLIRGMVNEYRDFCIKHEIDTVEISDGSISISHQRKCKLIKEFSKDFTVLSEVGSKEEGIFISPQKWISMMNKELEAGSWKVIAEARESGTVGIYRPNGTAHSVLVNKILNKVPKKDILWEAPQKAQQVWFIKLLGANVNLGNIAPNEVIPCECLRLGLRGDTFFSYLPADIGTGSAVK comes from the coding sequence ATGAGTCAGAGCTTACCCCACGTTCCCAATAGATTCCGAAAGCCCAGGAAGAGAGGCCTTACCATGGTCATGGATAAGGGCTTGAGTGTAAGAGAGGCAGAGGATATGATATCGTCCTGTGGCGAATTGGTCGATCTGGTGAAGTTCGGCTTTGGAACCTCCTATGTTACTCAGGATCTGGACCGAAAGATCGCTATCTACAAAGAAGCGGGGTGCAGGGTATATCTGGGCGGAACCCTTTTCGAAGCCTACTTGATCAGGGGCATGGTCAATGAATATCGCGACTTCTGCATCAAGCACGAGATCGATACCGTAGAGATATCGGATGGCTCCATCTCCATTTCGCATCAGCGGAAATGCAAACTCATCAAGGAGTTCTCCAAAGACTTCACCGTACTATCCGAAGTGGGATCCAAAGAGGAAGGGATATTCATCTCTCCCCAGAAGTGGATCTCCATGATGAACAAGGAACTGGAAGCTGGGAGCTGGAAGGTGATCGCTGAGGCGCGTGAGAGCGGAACAGTAGGTATCTATCGCCCCAATGGAACGGCCCATAGTGTACTGGTCAACAAGATCCTCAACAAGGTGCCCAAGAAGGACATACTCTGGGAAGCCCCACAAAAGGCCCAGCAAGTCTGGTTCATCAAATTGCTCGGGGCCAATGTGAATCTAGGGAACATCGCTCCCAACGAGGTGATTCCATGTGAGTGCCTGCGACTGGGACTACGAGGAGATACCTTCTTCAGCTACCTCCCCGCTGACATTGGCACAGGTAGTGCGGTCAAGTGA
- a CDS encoding shikimate dehydrogenase — translation MTGVSKYGLIGRNLEYSFSPTFFNSAFEQAGMACIYDLIDVASLEELDDTLLKGYAGLNVTIPYKESILQRMDELSPEAEAIGAVNCIQMIEDRLVGHNTDIIGFRDSLRPILKSTHHKALILGTGGASKAIAYVLQNMGIEFLKVSRNPEKGDVTYKDLNDKALRYFPLIINTTPSGTFPNVEDAPPIPFEHLGPWNLVYDLIYNPEETLLLSKAKECGALTINGQRMLEGQAIASWKIWTGTDWIGSGEPSV, via the coding sequence ATGACTGGTGTTTCCAAGTACGGGCTGATAGGTAGGAATCTGGAATATAGCTTCTCTCCTACCTTCTTCAATTCTGCCTTTGAACAGGCTGGTATGGCCTGTATCTATGACTTGATCGATGTTGCTTCTTTAGAAGAACTTGACGATACGCTACTCAAAGGATATGCTGGATTGAATGTCACCATTCCCTACAAGGAGTCGATTCTGCAACGCATGGACGAGCTAAGCCCTGAGGCCGAGGCGATAGGTGCTGTCAACTGTATTCAGATGATAGAAGACCGACTCGTAGGGCATAATACGGACATCATCGGCTTCAGGGATTCCTTGCGTCCCATCTTGAAGTCAACGCATCACAAGGCGCTTATCCTTGGCACCGGAGGAGCGAGCAAAGCCATCGCCTATGTGCTGCAGAATATGGGAATCGAATTCTTGAAAGTGTCACGGAATCCTGAAAAGGGAGATGTTACTTACAAAGATCTGAATGACAAGGCACTACGCTATTTTCCTTTGATCATCAATACAACACCTTCAGGCACCTTTCCGAATGTAGAAGACGCCCCTCCTATTCCCTTTGAACATCTAGGACCATGGAACCTGGTCTACGATCTGATCTACAATCCTGAGGAGACCCTCCTACTCTCCAAAGCAAAAGAGTGTGGAGCGCTTACTATCAATGGGCAACGGATGCTGGAAGGTCAAGCCATCGCAAGCTGGAAGATCTGGACAGGGACGGATTGGATAGGTTCAGGTGAACCATCGGTATAA
- the uvrB gene encoding excinuclease ABC subunit UvrB, with translation MDFKLKSPFSPTGDQPQAIDQLVEGAKEGSRYQTLMGVTGSGKTFTMANVIERLNRPTLILSHNKTLAAQLYSEFKEFFPDNLVEYFVSYYDYYQPEAFLPTTNTYIEKDLSINEEIEKLRLSTTSSLLSGRRDIIVVASVSCIYGIGNPTEFYKNVIKLQVGQKISRNMFLNHLVTSLYSRNDHAPERGNFRVKGDVVDIFLAYADHAIKILFWDDEIEAIEAFDIETRNKLYELKEVQIYPANIFVTTRKTQNEAIWEIQQDMVKQVDYFKEIGKPLEAKRLQERTEYDIEMMRELGYCSGIENYSRYFDKREPGQRPFCIIDYFPDDFMFFMDESHVTNSQIKAMYGGDRSRKVNLVEHGFRLPAAMDNRPLKYEEFESLIPQWIFVSATPGDYELEKSEGVVVEQIIRPTGLLDPRIEVRPTQNQVDDLMHEIQLRTERDERVLCTTLTKRMAEELTKYLDRHGVRTRYIHSDVDTIDRIEIIRELRLGQFDVLVGVNLLREGLDLPEVSLVAILDADKEGFLRSERSLVQTVGRAARNINGMVIMYADKVTDSMRLTIEQTERRRTIQMQYNEEHGITPQQISRSKEEIMRKTMVANNQKSRKRYAQDEEIRLAAEVEVDYSDKGSLEAAIANTKAQMQAAAKDLDFIEAARLRDLMRSMQQELEKQH, from the coding sequence ATGGATTTCAAACTAAAAAGCCCTTTCAGTCCTACAGGGGACCAACCCCAAGCCATAGACCAACTAGTCGAAGGTGCTAAGGAAGGCTCACGCTATCAGACGCTCATGGGTGTGACCGGATCAGGTAAGACTTTTACCATGGCCAATGTGATCGAGCGACTCAATCGGCCGACATTGATCCTGAGTCACAATAAGACATTGGCAGCACAACTCTACTCCGAGTTCAAGGAATTCTTCCCGGATAATCTGGTAGAATACTTTGTCTCGTACTACGACTATTACCAGCCTGAAGCATTCCTGCCGACTACCAATACCTATATCGAAAAAGACCTCTCGATCAATGAGGAGATCGAGAAGCTCAGATTGAGCACGACCTCTTCCCTCCTCTCCGGTAGGCGGGATATCATCGTGGTGGCTTCGGTATCGTGTATCTATGGTATCGGCAATCCCACCGAGTTCTACAAGAATGTCATCAAACTCCAGGTAGGTCAGAAGATCAGCCGCAATATGTTCTTGAATCACTTGGTCACTTCCCTCTATTCTAGGAATGACCATGCACCCGAGCGCGGAAATTTCCGGGTCAAGGGAGATGTGGTGGACATCTTTCTGGCCTATGCCGACCATGCGATAAAGATCCTCTTCTGGGACGATGAGATCGAGGCGATCGAAGCCTTCGATATCGAGACTAGGAACAAGCTGTATGAACTGAAGGAAGTCCAAATCTACCCGGCCAACATCTTCGTGACCACACGCAAGACCCAGAATGAGGCCATATGGGAGATCCAGCAGGACATGGTCAAGCAGGTGGACTACTTCAAGGAGATAGGTAAGCCCCTGGAGGCCAAGCGACTTCAAGAGCGCACTGAATACGATATCGAGATGATGCGAGAACTAGGCTATTGCTCAGGAATCGAGAACTATTCCAGGTATTTCGACAAGCGTGAACCCGGCCAACGTCCTTTCTGCATCATAGACTATTTCCCGGATGACTTCATGTTCTTCATGGATGAGAGTCATGTGACCAATTCGCAGATAAAGGCCATGTACGGAGGTGACCGATCGCGTAAGGTCAATCTCGTAGAACATGGATTCCGACTGCCGGCTGCTATGGATAATCGCCCGTTGAAATATGAGGAGTTCGAGTCCTTGATCCCTCAATGGATCTTTGTGAGTGCCACTCCGGGTGACTATGAGTTAGAGAAGAGCGAAGGTGTAGTGGTAGAACAGATCATACGACCTACTGGATTACTCGATCCGCGCATCGAAGTGCGTCCTACCCAGAATCAAGTGGATGATCTCATGCACGAGATACAGCTTCGCACCGAGCGGGACGAACGTGTACTCTGCACCACATTGACCAAGCGAATGGCCGAGGAACTCACCAAATACCTGGACAGACACGGTGTACGCACCCGCTACATCCACTCGGATGTGGATACCATCGACCGGATAGAGATCATACGCGAACTGCGATTGGGACAATTCGATGTGCTGGTAGGTGTGAACCTTCTACGTGAAGGATTGGATCTACCTGAGGTGAGTCTGGTGGCCATTCTCGATGCCGATAAAGAAGGATTCCTACGCTCGGAGCGATCACTGGTGCAGACGGTTGGAAGAGCAGCTCGGAATATCAATGGGATGGTCATCATGTATGCAGATAAGGTGACGGACAGCATGCGACTGACTATCGAGCAGACCGAACGCAGGAGGACCATTCAGATGCAATACAACGAGGAGCATGGCATCACTCCTCAACAGATCAGCCGCAGCAAGGAGGAGATCATGCGTAAGACCATGGTGGCCAATAACCAGAAGAGCCGTAAGCGGTATGCTCAGGACGAGGAAATAAGACTGGCCGCTGAGGTAGAGGTGGATTATTCCGATAAAGGATCCTTGGAAGCAGCCATAGCCAATACCAAAGCACAGATGCAAGCAGCAGCCAAAGATTTGGACTTCATCGAGGCCGCACGTCTGCGGGATCTGATGCGTTCCATGCAACAGGAATTGGAAAAACAGCACTAA
- a CDS encoding NAD(P)/FAD-dependent oxidoreductase, giving the protein MLVKKIPVCIIGGGPSGLMAASHMAEMGISSLILEAQTMPRDKVCADIITSKAIREIERAAPGIIEKWVTTGKARAIWSTRVHTEEHQLDIPFKGLDENPHTPSCYAISRSDMDRDLWNRVSDQEYVTAFDGVRMTGRKFQNGRHTIFTDKGGTYMAEHCVLAYGGIKDPRPDGQDTSSRHEAVGIRAYFRGLKGLDADRCHLFLSKKWMPGGLYIAPLTQGVFNVNMVIRKDRMQKGRLNLRSELESAIDQDERLKDIFSDAHVESQVRGARLPLATMRRESIQDGALLTGDAAGLIDLISANGIPQAMISGRLSAGFVKNRVSGMSMNQAASCYAKELMEAIAPDIALGKSLSYPLGSRWFCSWMLNILGRSAHALSQRENGLEEVLYSDRPFQELVRQLNPLIDHSRTVNRNPFL; this is encoded by the coding sequence ATGCTAGTGAAAAAGATACCGGTATGTATCATAGGTGGAGGACCATCGGGTCTGATGGCAGCCTCACACATGGCGGAAATGGGTATCTCCTCACTCATCTTGGAAGCTCAGACTATGCCTCGGGACAAGGTATGTGCTGACATCATCACGAGCAAGGCCATTCGAGAGATAGAGCGTGCTGCTCCTGGTATCATAGAAAAGTGGGTGACTACCGGAAAAGCACGAGCCATCTGGTCGACTCGAGTTCACACAGAGGAACATCAGCTGGATATTCCATTCAAAGGACTTGATGAAAACCCTCATACACCTTCATGCTATGCTATTTCCAGATCGGATATGGACCGTGATCTCTGGAATAGAGTCAGTGACCAGGAGTATGTGACAGCATTCGATGGTGTCCGAATGACCGGTCGTAAATTTCAGAATGGAAGACACACCATCTTCACCGATAAGGGAGGGACCTATATGGCCGAACACTGTGTTCTCGCATATGGGGGCATCAAAGATCCAAGGCCAGATGGCCAGGATACTTCATCACGTCATGAAGCAGTGGGCATCAGGGCCTATTTCAGGGGACTGAAAGGCCTGGATGCGGATAGGTGCCACTTGTTCCTATCCAAGAAATGGATGCCTGGAGGTTTATATATCGCCCCCTTGACCCAAGGAGTCTTCAATGTGAATATGGTCATCCGGAAGGACCGGATGCAGAAGGGCCGATTGAATCTGCGCAGTGAATTGGAATCCGCAATCGATCAAGATGAGCGATTGAAAGACATATTCTCTGATGCGCATGTTGAATCTCAGGTCCGGGGAGCCAGACTACCATTGGCCACTATGCGCAGGGAATCCATACAGGATGGTGCGCTTTTGACCGGAGACGCTGCTGGACTGATCGATCTTATCTCGGCCAACGGTATACCACAAGCTATGATCAGCGGAAGGCTCAGTGCCGGTTTTGTCAAGAACAGAGTGTCCGGTATGTCGATGAATCAAGCAGCAAGCTGCTATGCGAAGGAATTGATGGAGGCTATCGCACCAGATATCGCTCTTGGGAAATCGCTGTCCTATCCATTGGGCAGTAGATGGTTCTGCTCGTGGATGCTAAACATACTGGGGCGATCGGCTCATGCTCTTTCCCAAAGGGAGAATGGTCTGGAAGAAGTACTCTATTCTGACCGTCCTTTTCAAGAGCTGGTCCGTCAATTGAATCCCTTGATCGATCACAGCAGGACCGTGAATAGGAATCCCTTTCTATGA